From Mesotoga sp. BH458_6_3_2_1, one genomic window encodes:
- a CDS encoding cation:dicarboxylate symporter family transporter: MKRIGVVLLFALLCAIIYAREFRSIEEIRKSGVLRILQTEDYWYPFYYLDSDGNLSGIDIELGRHIASQLGVEAEFIRTASGHETLAENLRTGEGDIILSYYSYSPRRASQIFLSRAYLTERLSVLVNTQLFEEIKKNDPEMSVEEAFETLNRPVVSIMTVADTVYESLAEQYFPNARVTAVDSTEEASRRLVQRTEEAFFLNNLWTESFLVRNTSLLLHYSLYLLPNEDQIVIGVSQNNPELLEWINRFLSSEYNRTKEFVSKYIDFDLVSKLYDPVDKKEEILLVGDPYRWIILALLIVFSIVVVHNSQNKLRRNNSPENIPHWLLNIWTILFSMVLGFYVGGAFPEIIDFLSPIGTLFFNYLLFCGLPILFCVVTLNFLKLIERSDGARFIKRFAMVIIFFFVIGAAIGLLTALVLKPGVGIPTEAQEALVSSMRETDPYEEVDLSAGSIIWALPSNMIGNSVVKAFSENRTLTIVFFSIIFAFAVRYIQSSKRTGIVNSVETINDAFLFLFRLSYYVLPIGIFSLMLGQASIFIRDTEVLIALVMLIVCEIVCFIIWFFIGTFLGARKASLSPKKYLGVIKKPMMLLFALLSSVAVIPEAVKTCEKSENFNDENQKGVIPLLLVMFQPQTVSLFVVVAIFNMQLLGKSLNAGDYLYIMFSSIIAVFASIGVPSPLDLFTISMVVLPFNIPPAQVIFFLLPWMYTGRRLDTLAMVTNDFAVVQFFRKKQTKTSDYEAL, translated from the coding sequence ATGAAGAGAATCGGGGTGGTACTTCTTTTTGCTTTGCTTTGTGCAATTATCTACGCACGAGAGTTCAGAAGCATCGAAGAGATAAGGAAATCCGGCGTATTACGGATTTTGCAGACAGAAGACTACTGGTATCCCTTCTATTATCTTGACAGCGACGGCAATCTCTCGGGTATCGACATAGAACTTGGAAGACATATCGCTTCTCAATTGGGCGTAGAAGCGGAGTTCATTCGAACTGCTTCAGGTCATGAGACTCTTGCAGAAAACCTTCGTACCGGTGAGGGCGATATTATTCTCAGTTATTACTCATATTCGCCCCGCAGAGCATCACAGATATTCCTGTCACGTGCCTATCTTACGGAGAGACTTTCCGTGCTGGTCAACACTCAGCTTTTCGAAGAGATCAAGAAGAACGATCCTGAAATGTCCGTTGAAGAAGCATTCGAGACTCTTAACAGACCAGTGGTTTCAATAATGACTGTAGCAGACACGGTATACGAATCCCTTGCCGAACAGTATTTCCCAAATGCAAGAGTAACGGCCGTAGATAGTACCGAAGAAGCTTCAAGAAGGTTAGTTCAGAGAACGGAAGAAGCTTTCTTCCTGAACAATCTCTGGACTGAGTCCTTTCTCGTCAGAAACACCTCTCTTCTCCTCCATTACTCTCTTTATCTATTACCTAACGAGGATCAGATTGTAATCGGTGTAAGCCAGAATAATCCGGAGCTTCTCGAGTGGATCAACAGATTTTTGAGCAGCGAATACAACCGGACAAAAGAGTTTGTCTCTAAGTACATTGACTTCGATCTCGTTTCGAAGCTATACGATCCAGTTGACAAAAAAGAAGAGATTCTCTTGGTCGGCGATCCATACAGATGGATAATTCTGGCTCTGCTGATCGTTTTTTCCATTGTAGTCGTTCACAATAGCCAAAATAAGCTACGAAGAAATAATTCACCTGAGAATATTCCACACTGGCTACTGAATATATGGACAATTCTCTTTTCAATGGTATTGGGATTCTATGTGGGTGGCGCATTTCCCGAGATAATTGATTTTCTAAGTCCCATCGGAACTCTCTTTTTCAATTATCTTCTGTTCTGCGGTCTTCCGATTTTGTTCTGCGTCGTTACGCTAAACTTTCTAAAGCTCATTGAAAGATCAGATGGAGCGCGTTTCATTAAACGATTCGCTATGGTAATAATCTTCTTCTTTGTCATTGGGGCGGCAATCGGACTTCTTACGGCATTAGTCCTGAAACCCGGCGTTGGAATCCCTACCGAAGCTCAGGAAGCTCTCGTTTCTTCGATGAGAGAGACAGATCCGTATGAAGAAGTGGATCTCTCGGCAGGCTCCATAATATGGGCCTTACCTTCAAATATGATTGGTAATAGCGTGGTTAAGGCATTTTCAGAGAACAGAACTCTGACTATTGTCTTCTTTTCAATAATCTTTGCCTTCGCAGTGAGGTATATTCAATCTTCTAAGAGAACCGGCATCGTAAATTCAGTAGAGACAATAAATGATGCCTTCCTCTTTCTCTTCAGGCTTTCCTACTACGTTCTTCCAATAGGAATTTTCAGTCTCATGCTTGGGCAGGCCTCGATCTTCATCAGAGATACTGAAGTGCTGATAGCTCTAGTAATGCTCATAGTATGTGAAATCGTATGTTTCATTATCTGGTTCTTCATCGGAACATTCCTTGGAGCCAGAAAGGCTTCTCTCTCTCCGAAAAAGTATCTCGGAGTAATAAAGAAGCCGATGATGCTTTTGTTCGCCCTTCTATCTTCTGTTGCCGTTATTCCCGAAGCGGTGAAGACATGTGAAAAAAGCGAAAACTTCAACGATGAGAATCAGAAAGGCGTCATTCCTTTGCTTCTGGTTATGTTTCAGCCTCAAACGGTTTCCCTTTTTGTGGTCGTAGCTATCTTCAACATGCAGCTTCTCGGAAAGTCTTTGAACGCTGGAGATTACCTGTACATAATGTTTTCATCTATCATTGCCGTATTTGCATCGATTGGCGTTCCCAGCCCACTAGACCTCTTCACTATCTCGATGGTTGTGCTTCCGTTCAACATCCCTCCGGCCCAGGTAATCTTCTTTCTTCTGCCCTGGATGTACACAGGGAGAAGGTTAGATACGCTTGCAATGGTGACAAATGATTTTGCCGTAGTACAGTTTTTCAGGAAGAAGCAAACTAAGACTTCAGATTACGAAGCTTTATAA
- a CDS encoding ABC transporter substrate binding protein, with protein sequence MRKVPLVILIISILFCSHMLATKIMVVQSYDNDYSWSRELLDGIQTVLSDPSFEWKVFYMDTRLQTSEEWKIKSGVLASEEASAFKPNILIVCDDNAMEYFAKDYHDAPVVFCGVNLDPSIHYSANANQTGVIETIFANGTISMILELFPEIQSVRFIGDDSETFEGMKEQIQRLDFGDTSVEIEGFKVFEDWKNYIEGVSPREAVVLLSVRTIEDRSGNTIGAHDITQWTVENSSGPVFGVSDFIVRDGAVGGVVNSGFEEGKQVAILASRILSGSSASEIEIESSKNPKTLLNTEALSMWNIELDVGWTDIVDEVITDWSIPAQSILNLIMTSFEERLLGIISSLRILASCAEVESGDWSLIRPLLEKFNVNYEGLALYILPDGGYYTVQRDWTGLNLSNRGYFPDLLEGKEVLGYQVLSRSTGKRSVVFAVPVMDNGKISAFVGLSAFFENWNFSLIERLVLLPDIHFYVFDAQNSLAMTDDTALLLGSLDYPVVGLSKRLGGLSTDDGSLIYSDGDSLNTAYFKKSTQCGWTFVISKPINDVAEEKDMDLILNSVQKSIQEQFNLMDSSLAKGAEEIRSVLQDPSGIRKILKDLYSNNPQVVNVSFIDIEGVLKYIYPDEFDYVEGDWIGDQEQIVELHRRGLPVLSQSFVAVEGFPALDLEWPVFTKEGELSGSLSFLIKPETFLAPLIIPKNYEPYEFWVMQPDGLIFYDQDEMEMGRNLFTDQLYEPFEELRVLGSEISQKESGWGEYRFFSRGMDTVVVKEVKWSSVGLHGTQWRLILTKSN encoded by the coding sequence GTGAGAAAAGTACCATTGGTCATTTTGATTATTTCGATTCTCTTTTGCTCTCATATGTTAGCTACTAAGATAATGGTTGTCCAGAGCTACGATAACGATTATAGCTGGTCTAGAGAGCTTCTTGATGGTATTCAAACCGTATTGTCCGATCCTTCGTTCGAATGGAAAGTCTTTTACATGGATACCCGCCTTCAAACTTCGGAAGAATGGAAGATCAAGTCTGGAGTCTTAGCCTCAGAAGAGGCGTCTGCATTCAAACCGAACATATTGATTGTCTGTGATGACAATGCGATGGAATACTTCGCAAAAGATTATCATGATGCGCCGGTTGTCTTTTGCGGTGTAAATCTCGATCCTTCGATCCATTATTCAGCCAACGCAAATCAAACTGGTGTAATAGAGACAATCTTCGCCAATGGAACAATCTCTATGATCCTTGAACTCTTTCCAGAAATACAATCCGTTCGATTTATCGGAGATGACAGCGAGACATTTGAAGGAATGAAGGAACAGATACAAAGGCTCGATTTTGGAGATACATCGGTAGAGATAGAAGGGTTCAAGGTTTTCGAGGATTGGAAAAACTACATAGAAGGAGTTTCCCCTCGCGAAGCGGTAGTGCTTCTATCAGTCAGGACTATAGAAGACAGATCTGGCAATACAATCGGCGCTCACGATATCACACAGTGGACGGTGGAAAATTCCTCTGGTCCAGTCTTCGGTGTATCTGACTTCATTGTTCGAGACGGAGCTGTCGGGGGAGTCGTAAATTCTGGTTTCGAAGAGGGAAAACAGGTAGCGATTCTGGCATCCAGGATCCTCTCGGGAAGTTCCGCATCAGAAATCGAGATAGAGAGTTCGAAGAATCCGAAAACACTTCTGAATACCGAAGCTCTCAGTATGTGGAATATAGAGCTAGATGTTGGCTGGACCGACATAGTTGATGAAGTTATCACAGACTGGTCGATCCCAGCTCAGAGTATTCTGAACCTTATCATGACGTCTTTTGAAGAGCGGCTGTTAGGAATTATTAGTTCACTGAGGATTTTAGCATCCTGCGCTGAAGTTGAGTCTGGAGACTGGTCACTAATCCGACCCCTGCTTGAAAAATTCAACGTTAACTATGAAGGGCTTGCTCTATATATCCTCCCCGATGGTGGATACTATACCGTTCAGAGAGACTGGACCGGGTTGAATCTGTCGAATCGCGGTTACTTTCCGGATCTTTTGGAAGGAAAAGAGGTTCTGGGCTATCAGGTACTTAGTCGATCTACGGGAAAAAGATCGGTAGTTTTCGCAGTTCCTGTTATGGATAACGGTAAGATTTCGGCTTTCGTAGGTCTATCTGCCTTTTTTGAAAACTGGAATTTCTCATTGATAGAACGTTTAGTTCTGCTTCCAGATATTCACTTCTACGTCTTCGATGCACAGAATTCACTTGCTATGACAGACGATACCGCACTTCTCCTCGGTTCTCTTGACTACCCGGTGGTCGGTTTAAGCAAGAGATTGGGAGGACTCTCAACGGATGACGGGAGTTTGATCTATTCGGACGGTGATAGCTTGAATACTGCGTACTTCAAGAAATCAACACAATGCGGTTGGACATTTGTGATATCCAAACCGATAAATGATGTTGCAGAAGAGAAGGACATGGATCTCATTCTAAATAGTGTACAGAAAAGCATTCAGGAGCAGTTCAATCTCATGGACAGTTCCCTTGCAAAGGGAGCGGAAGAGATAAGGAGCGTTCTTCAGGACCCTTCCGGCATAAGGAAAATTCTGAAAGATCTGTACTCAAACAATCCTCAGGTTGTAAACGTATCTTTCATAGACATAGAAGGCGTTTTGAAGTACATATACCCTGATGAATTCGATTATGTGGAAGGAGACTGGATTGGAGATCAAGAGCAAATAGTTGAACTCCACAGGAGGGGATTACCTGTATTGAGCCAGAGTTTTGTTGCTGTTGAGGGTTTCCCTGCTCTTGATCTTGAATGGCCAGTATTTACGAAGGAGGGTGAACTATCCGGTTCTCTAAGTTTCTTGATAAAGCCGGAAACCTTCCTTGCACCCCTAATAATTCCGAAAAACTATGAACCTTATGAATTTTGGGTAATGCAGCCAGATGGGTTGATATTCTACGATCAGGATGAAATGGAAATGGGCAGGAACCTCTTTACTGACCAGCTTTACGAGCCCTTTGAGGAGCTAAGAGTATTGGGTAGTGAGATATCTCAAAAGGAATCCGGGTGGGGAGAATACAGATTCTTTTCACGCGGAATGGATACGGTTGTTGTGAAAGAAGTCAAGTGGAGTTCGGTTGGGCTTCATGGAACACAGTGGCGTCTGATACTTACGAAGAGCAATTGA
- a CDS encoding HdeD family acid-resistance protein — protein MAEAKKFDWISLLVGFVLIIGGIFSLSNPLATFLTLAIMLGIVVLVRGIMLIVVFFKLENRTGAKVFFALILGILLAITGVIFLFRPLFAANVFAFIIAIWFIVDAINNLINADRLKPAGKGIYFMSIVFNVLVLFGGIILVLHPLIAGLSVAVMIGITLLVFGVNHIVLAFMGKESA, from the coding sequence ATGGCAGAAGCAAAGAAGTTCGACTGGATCTCTCTTCTCGTAGGTTTCGTGCTCATAATTGGAGGTATTTTTTCTCTGAGCAATCCTCTTGCAACGTTCCTTACCCTTGCAATAATGTTAGGTATCGTTGTTCTTGTTCGTGGAATTATGTTGATAGTGGTCTTCTTCAAACTTGAAAACCGAACCGGAGCTAAGGTTTTCTTCGCGCTAATTCTAGGAATATTGTTGGCCATTACGGGGGTAATATTTCTCTTCAGACCGCTTTTTGCCGCAAATGTATTTGCTTTCATAATAGCGATATGGTTTATTGTGGATGCCATTAACAACCTGATAAACGCCGATCGGCTGAAACCTGCGGGAAAGGGAATCTACTTTATGAGCATTGTCTTCAATGTTCTTGTTCTTTTTGGAGGAATAATACTCGTTCTACACCCGCTCATTGCCGGTCTGTCGGTTGCCGTAATGATTGGGATAACTCTCCTTGTTTTTGGTGTAAACCACATTGTTCTAGCGTTTATGGGCAAGGAGTCTGCATAG
- a CDS encoding linear amide C-N hydrolase codes for MRKIALVFLLLLAFISASLGCTEFLLSPEKNNGLVISGRSMEFSYPLNSKVVFFNRGDSFSSHMPDGSEAASWENKYGFVGLNAFDIPTAISDGLNEMGLSLSALWLPGTEYERVSPESDPTKVIELFDLPSWILGNFDRLESVREALESMTIWGEENELLGEVPPLHLSLHDKFGGSMVVEFIDGEMKIYDNPNAVLTNAPELSWHLENLRNYVNLSPYMKEGEINGITYKGMGFGSGYVGIPGDGTPPSRFVRIALLREFSNPVETEEEAVMLALHLLNAVDIPAGVSKREGDGPASFENTQWVTIKDNKNLKLYFRSYDCSTLFLVDLNKVDFSDGSEHESIIVDKEFSVIDAF; via the coding sequence GTGAGAAAAATCGCATTGGTCTTTCTTCTTTTGTTAGCTTTTATTTCCGCTTCGCTTGGATGTACTGAGTTTCTTCTTTCGCCTGAAAAAAACAATGGTTTAGTTATCTCAGGTAGAAGTATGGAGTTCTCATATCCTCTGAACTCGAAAGTTGTCTTCTTCAACAGGGGTGACAGTTTTAGCAGTCATATGCCCGATGGGTCTGAAGCGGCCTCGTGGGAAAATAAATATGGATTTGTGGGATTGAATGCTTTTGATATTCCCACAGCAATTTCAGATGGATTGAATGAAATGGGATTGTCTTTGAGCGCATTGTGGTTGCCAGGAACAGAGTATGAACGGGTCTCTCCTGAATCAGATCCTACAAAGGTTATAGAGCTGTTCGATCTTCCTTCCTGGATTCTTGGAAACTTTGACAGACTTGAATCAGTAAGAGAAGCTCTTGAAAGTATGACAATTTGGGGTGAAGAAAATGAACTGCTCGGTGAAGTGCCCCCTCTTCACCTCTCTTTGCATGACAAGTTTGGTGGAAGCATGGTTGTCGAGTTCATTGATGGTGAGATGAAAATCTATGATAATCCAAATGCAGTTCTTACAAATGCTCCTGAGCTTTCATGGCATCTCGAAAATCTGAGAAACTACGTTAATCTTAGTCCATATATGAAAGAAGGTGAAATAAACGGAATAACATATAAGGGAATGGGTTTTGGTAGTGGATACGTTGGAATTCCCGGTGATGGAACTCCTCCCTCTAGATTCGTTAGGATAGCTCTGTTAAGAGAGTTTTCAAATCCCGTTGAAACGGAAGAGGAAGCAGTAATGCTTGCCCTTCATCTTCTAAATGCAGTGGACATTCCTGCCGGAGTTTCAAAGAGAGAAGGAGATGGACCTGCATCTTTCGAGAACACTCAGTGGGTTACCATTAAGGACAATAAGAACCTCAAGTTGTATTTCAGGTCTTATGATTGCTCCACTCTGTTTCTTGTAGATCTAAATAAGGTTGATTTCTCTGATGGAAGTGAGCATGAGTCGATAATTGTGGATAAAGAATTTTCAGTCATAGATGCTTTTTGA
- a CDS encoding FGGY-family carbohydrate kinase, with amino-acid sequence MKYIMAHDLGTTGDKATLFSQTGSLVASSFAGYETFYTGPGMVEQDPEEWWTAFCKTTSEIVQKAEIDRKEISALSISGQMMAVVPVDRSGEVLRRSMIWADSRSTEQVEELLEKVPASNLYKITGSRLSPTYQGLKIAWLKKYEPDLYERTFKFLQAKDYINLRLTGKFATDFSDAVMTALFDISRLEWSEELIFALGIESSKLPDVQASITDLGEIKKEVAADLGLPNSCRVILGAGDGCSAAVGAGAVEVGDTYLYLGSSAWISTIAEEPLLEKEMRVFSGAHAVKGLYFPSGTMQAAGTSYSWIKDTMYCDGSMKESDRDIYSYLDTQLCQSQRHSESILYLPYLLGERSPIWNSNARGTFIGLSASHNKVDIVRAVIEGVSMNLKWILESLEESLPIGKIRVIGGVIKSRIWKRMISNILGKTITIPQNVDEATSIGAAMIAGVGAGLFNFSAVRNFVVDVEEIEPSGEQQEDYLRLYDLFKESYLALEKTFEGLNGVRRG; translated from the coding sequence TTGAAGTACATAATGGCACATGACCTGGGAACAACTGGAGATAAAGCGACTTTGTTCAGCCAAACAGGCTCTCTCGTCGCTTCATCCTTCGCCGGTTATGAAACCTTCTACACCGGACCCGGAATGGTTGAGCAAGATCCCGAGGAGTGGTGGACTGCCTTCTGCAAGACAACTTCCGAAATCGTTCAGAAGGCAGAAATCGACAGAAAAGAAATCTCTGCACTCAGTATTAGCGGCCAGATGATGGCAGTAGTGCCTGTAGATAGATCGGGCGAAGTGCTCAGAAGGTCAATGATTTGGGCAGATTCGAGAAGCACCGAACAGGTAGAAGAACTCCTAGAGAAAGTTCCGGCAAGCAATCTGTACAAAATAACCGGTTCCAGGCTCTCACCAACGTATCAGGGGTTGAAAATAGCCTGGCTGAAAAAGTATGAACCCGATCTCTATGAAAGAACTTTCAAGTTTCTTCAGGCAAAGGATTACATAAACCTTCGCCTGACAGGTAAGTTTGCGACAGACTTTTCCGATGCCGTCATGACAGCTCTATTTGATATCTCGAGGTTAGAGTGGTCTGAAGAACTGATTTTCGCTCTCGGAATTGAGAGCTCAAAGCTTCCAGATGTACAAGCCTCCATTACCGACCTTGGAGAAATAAAGAAAGAAGTGGCTGCGGACCTTGGCCTTCCAAACTCATGCAGAGTAATACTCGGGGCAGGAGACGGTTGTAGTGCGGCCGTGGGGGCAGGCGCCGTTGAAGTGGGCGATACTTACCTTTATCTCGGGTCCTCGGCCTGGATTTCCACAATTGCTGAAGAGCCTCTACTTGAGAAGGAAATGAGAGTATTTTCCGGGGCGCATGCAGTAAAAGGCCTCTACTTTCCGTCCGGCACTATGCAGGCCGCCGGAACCTCATACAGCTGGATTAAGGATACTATGTACTGTGATGGATCCATGAAAGAAAGCGATCGTGATATCTATTCTTATCTCGACACCCAACTCTGCCAATCTCAACGTCATAGTGAATCAATATTATATCTTCCGTATCTGCTTGGAGAGAGAAGTCCGATATGGAATTCCAATGCAAGAGGTACTTTCATAGGATTGTCGGCCTCCCACAATAAGGTCGATATCGTGCGAGCGGTAATCGAAGGCGTTTCTATGAATCTGAAATGGATTCTGGAAAGTCTGGAAGAATCCTTGCCTATAGGTAAGATCAGGGTCATTGGAGGAGTAATAAAAAGCAGAATTTGGAAGCGAATGATCTCAAACATTCTCGGAAAGACTATCACCATTCCGCAAAACGTCGATGAAGCTACTTCTATCGGGGCGGCAATGATTGCCGGAGTAGGTGCCGGTCTTTTTAATTTCTCCGCGGTTCGGAATTTCGTCGTTGATGTCGAAGAAATCGAGCCGAGCGGGGAACAGCAAGAAGATTACCTGAGACTCTACGACCTGTTCAAAGAATCATATCTTGCTCTAGAGAAGACATTTGAAGGGCTTAATGGAGTCAGAAGGGGTTAG
- a CDS encoding transaldolase family protein has protein sequence MRLFIDDGNVQAISELFDLGFFSGISTNPSILKRTGRKPLEVIKDMLNRFTGSLFVQCASRGHDEVLKEGQELFRLDPERIILKIPFSRTGIRVLREFKKMNINTLITGVFSVPQVLMSAEAGSDYVAPYANRIENLGIDLSVVGSMQKVLSNGDYETKLIAASFKTLTQISKMAELPIYGMSLPVGMYNEFFSHSGTLKAIDNFEADWDSIEDREWVPLRS, from the coding sequence ATGAGGCTTTTTATAGATGATGGAAATGTACAGGCGATAAGCGAACTGTTCGATTTAGGTTTCTTTTCCGGGATAAGCACTAATCCAAGTATTTTGAAGCGAACGGGAAGAAAACCGCTCGAAGTCATAAAGGATATGTTGAATAGGTTCACGGGCTCTCTTTTTGTCCAGTGTGCCTCTAGAGGTCACGATGAAGTGCTCAAGGAGGGACAGGAACTCTTCAGGCTAGATCCCGAAAGGATAATTCTCAAGATCCCCTTCTCGCGAACGGGCATTAGGGTATTGAGAGAATTCAAGAAGATGAATATCAATACTTTGATTACCGGTGTTTTCTCTGTTCCTCAAGTGCTGATGTCTGCAGAAGCCGGTTCCGACTATGTGGCGCCATATGCGAACAGGATCGAAAACCTGGGAATAGATCTCTCTGTTGTCGGTAGTATGCAGAAAGTCTTGTCCAACGGTGACTACGAGACGAAGTTGATTGCCGCAAGCTTCAAGACTCTAACTCAGATATCCAAGATGGCCGAGCTACCTATTTACGGAATGTCGCTTCCTGTAGGTATGTACAACGAGTTTTTCTCACACAGCGGCACATTGAAGGCGATCGACAATTTCGAGGCCGATTGGGATTCTATTGAAGACCGTGAATGGGTTCCTCTGAGATCATGA
- the deoC gene encoding deoxyribose-phosphate aldolase, translated as MERIDRFSKRFDSTLLKATATIKESEVFIDDSVSCNFRAIVVPWYLMDRVVKKVRGTDISAACGSGFPFGFETTETKAYMIRESLRLGPEVRDIDITANISAMKSGEWDYFEREISYLSGLLKDVTCKVIIEVSYLDTVEIEKACSILMKLPYVDFVKTGTGYGSRATTVEDVKIIKRVVGDQKGIKVSGGVKSLSQVEDFMAAGADIFGSSSAIAIYGEFTEKYPGIADLK; from the coding sequence TTGGAAAGGATTGACAGATTCTCTAAAAGGTTCGACAGTACTCTTCTGAAAGCGACCGCTACAATAAAAGAGTCAGAAGTCTTTATAGACGATAGCGTATCTTGTAATTTCAGGGCGATTGTTGTTCCGTGGTATTTGATGGACAGAGTGGTTAAGAAGGTCAGAGGTACGGATATCTCGGCGGCCTGCGGGTCGGGTTTTCCTTTCGGGTTCGAGACGACAGAAACCAAGGCGTATATGATTAGAGAGTCTCTTAGGCTCGGTCCCGAAGTGAGAGATATCGATATAACGGCCAATATCTCCGCTATGAAGTCCGGAGAATGGGATTACTTTGAAAGGGAGATCTCTTATCTTTCCGGTCTCCTGAAGGATGTAACCTGCAAAGTAATTATCGAAGTATCTTATCTCGATACAGTCGAAATTGAAAAGGCTTGCTCTATTCTGATGAAGCTTCCTTACGTCGATTTCGTCAAGACCGGTACGGGCTACGGTTCCAGAGCCACCACGGTAGAGGATGTCAAGATAATCAAGAGAGTTGTTGGAGATCAGAAAGGAATAAAGGTATCGGGAGGTGTGAAATCTCTCTCTCAGGTTGAGGATTTCATGGCTGCAGGAGCGGATATTTTCGGTTCCAGCAGTGCGATAGCAATATACGGGGAATTTACCGAAAAATACCCTGGTATAGCCGATCTTAAATGA
- a CDS encoding substrate-binding domain-containing protein, with amino-acid sequence MAATLDDIAKETGLSRATVARAIGKYGYVSKKAREKVIAAAKKLNYKPNYIAKSMATGETKNIGLIVGDIQNPFFSTIARAISDVIVPEGYSLIVTSTDEKVEVEKTSIDRFFQKQVDGLILAPVSRSNSDHLKDLVKSEIPIVLIDRIIEGLDVDMIVSDDVGGGFEAAEYLLELGHRRIGFLSDTLDISTNYDRIAGYSKALSKYGIAEKQSWVKLGGFRVEGAYKSGVSLLGQNKDITAVIATNNYMAAGLLLAAKDMGIEIPRDLSVISFDDIVWFDLCNPPITSVAQDTREIGSIAAKRILMNIKGQRYEKGLTRLPTRLIIRESCTSPRD; translated from the coding sequence ATGGCAGCAACGCTGGATGACATTGCGAAAGAGACGGGCCTCTCGAGGGCAACGGTAGCGAGGGCGATCGGGAAATATGGATACGTCAGCAAGAAAGCGAGAGAAAAGGTCATAGCGGCTGCAAAGAAACTTAACTACAAGCCAAACTACATTGCCAAGAGCATGGCTACCGGTGAGACGAAAAATATAGGTTTGATTGTGGGCGATATTCAGAATCCCTTTTTCTCTACGATAGCGAGAGCGATAAGCGATGTTATTGTCCCAGAAGGGTACAGTTTGATTGTCACAAGTACGGACGAAAAAGTGGAGGTCGAGAAGACATCTATAGATCGATTTTTTCAGAAGCAGGTAGATGGCTTGATTCTCGCTCCGGTTTCGCGTAGCAATTCCGATCATTTGAAGGATCTTGTGAAGTCCGAAATTCCCATAGTTCTAATTGACAGAATCATTGAAGGTCTTGATGTTGATATGATTGTCAGCGATGACGTTGGTGGAGGCTTTGAGGCGGCTGAATATCTTCTGGAGCTTGGTCACAGGAGAATCGGTTTCCTTTCGGATACGCTTGACATTAGCACAAACTACGATAGGATTGCCGGATACAGCAAGGCCCTTTCAAAGTACGGCATAGCTGAAAAGCAGTCGTGGGTAAAGCTTGGCGGCTTCAGGGTTGAGGGAGCTTATAAGAGCGGAGTCTCTCTCTTGGGTCAGAACAAAGATATTACAGCGGTAATAGCAACAAACAACTATATGGCGGCGGGACTCCTTCTTGCTGCGAAGGACATGGGAATTGAGATTCCGCGAGATCTATCGGTCATAAGCTTCGATGATATTGTTTGGTTTGATCTATGTAATCCTCCAATAACATCAGTGGCTCAGGATACGAGAGAAATCGGCAGTATAGCCGCAAAAAGAATATTGATGAACATAAAGGGTCAGCGATATGAAAAGGGGCTAACCAGACTGCCTACACGACTGATCATAAGAGAATCATGTACCTCACCAAGAGACTAA